The window GGGTTTCGAGTACTTTATTTCTCATATACGAACTATATTGACCATGCTATTGTTAACAGTTATACACTCGCATCTATAAATTTATATTCATGCCTGTACTTTGCTTCAGAAAGGTTGTACCTTTCTGCAATTTTTGTAACCGTTTCTCTGAATCCCCTTGCAGTATGTGTTCTCAAGCGTACAGTTTCTAACGCCATAGTGCTCAGCGGGCTTAGTGGTGGTGGGAAACTGTTCTTTTTTACAAGGTAAACGTCGTAGAAAGTTATGCTTGCCTTGAGATTCATTCTGTCAACATTTATATCTGTTCAAGTTTAAGCTTAGCATAATTTAATGTGTGTGGCAGCTGCGTGATGGATCTTCCCACCAAGGTACTGTCACGTCAATGGAACCCCATGAGGGCCTTTTTGTATTGAACTCGGAGACCTCCAAGGTAAACCACCCTACCGTCACAGGCTGATGTAAAGGCtgtttatataagtttgttttttGTATATACTTAAGGTGGGGTTGATTTAAGTTATGGTTTACTTGTAATAGGTCAAGTTCACTAAATGTAACTAAAATGGAAATTGTGAAGTCGTCTAAAGTGTATCTATTTTTAATACCTATAGGCTACAACCTGCAAATTTGTTTTGTAACATAGTTTTTGCATATTTAACgcattaaataatattttaaatgacAAAAAGTGGTGGTGGTCTGCACATTCCTAAACTGACTGTTGCTAAAAACAGAGTATTTTCAACCGAGTCTGTTTTGACCCTTATAGAACAACTTCCCTATTCATCTTGCTATATCTAGGCCAATGCATACTATAGTGCAGCAAGAGAGTCAATCCGATACTCATGTATTATTTagtagttttaacttttaacataagATTCTTCAATATCAGCTATTACTTGCCACTATTATACAGtgaatactatttttttttattcttttatcttCATCACTTTGAATGCAATTTTTCAGAAAAGCGATTCTTCAATATCAGCTTTTACTTGCCGCTATTATACAGtgaatactatttttttttaattcttttatcttcaTCACATTTGAATGCGACTTTTCAGAAAGGTAAAACAAAGGCGGTTCATCTTGTTGATGTTCCTGGTCACTCCCGTCTTCACCCTAAACTGGATGAATACTTGCCTCGAGTGGCTGGCATGATATTTGTTGTGGACGCAGTGGAATTTTTGCCCAACTGTCGTGCTGCTTCAGAGtaatatacattttataagGCTTTATAATGCAGGCCTTTATATGCTAAGTTGTGTTCTTCGTGGAATAAAAGCTACACTAAGTGAATCTAACATTTTTCGTTTTGTTTTTAAAAGGTATCTCTACTACATTTTGACCAAAGCTAGTGTTGTGAAGAGGAAAATTCCACTTCTTATCCTTTGCAACAAGGTGGATAAGGTTACTGCACATACAAAAGAGTTTATCAGAAAACAGCTTGAGAAAGAATTGTATTTtgctactttttaaatattctttCCTGTTTCAAGTCGAATTTCACGTCTCTTCCTTATTTGCAGCAGTGTACTTTTGATCGTGCCTTGATTATTATTCTTTCTTCCATGAGTATCATTCAGCAAATGGAATCATCCAAATGAATTTTCGGGCCTTGATTATTATTCTTTCTTCTCGTGTATgagtttgcgaatgaacagttTAAGGAGAGCTGTATCAGATGCAGATATATCCAACGAGTTCACACGAAGAAGCATTTTCATTTTCTCAGTGCATAAACAATGTGATATTTGTCATACATCTGCTGGATTAACTGGAAAAATACTACCATTAGAGCAGTTCTTGAGGGAATGCATGGAGCCTTTCATATCTAGTCTTTATAATGCACAGTTTTATATGATGTGTTGGAAAACTGTGCGTCTGTGCCGTGTGTTGTTCATCAGAATTTGACCAACTGAAGTCTGGATACAGTAGCAAAATTTGGATTCAGAAAGAGataatttccttttttttaactaGCAGTAGATGTTATTGGAAAACATGTTCATATTTTAAACCAGTTTTAAACTTTCGTGTGCTCTTCCTCTTGACGTGTTGTAAATAAATGGTTATCTTGTATATCAAGTTTGTTTGTTTACGAGAGGGGTACCCACGCAATGTGGCGGCGTTGGCGGCGAGGGTTGGTGGTAGCAGCGGtaacggtgtggttattaacgtaaaagtatAAGTGATTCGCTAATGAAAGCCTAATTCAGATGGAGGAGCATTTGTTTCCATAGAAGTGCACTGATGGAGTATGAGATTAAGTATGCGTGAAGATAATATAaaatgtcaagagcaaatccggtatttcaaagacggagtagtttaatttaaaaagggggcttttgttttataagggagtagAGATATTATTTTTGACCAAAATGACTAAATAGTTTTTATCTGGCAGTATCCAAGGTCTGTTCACGACTAAATGACTAGGGATTTAACTTCAAGTACCACTTGGGACAAATGTGTATTAAAATTGTGTGGTGATGAGTGTGCGTGTGTGAGAGAGTTTTctgttaaaactaaaaataaaagcaGAAAAAAGATTGGATTGGGAACAAATTTTATATCGACAGTAACATTTAGTAAATCACTCTAAAAATAGACATCCTGATGCTATGAAGTCTAAAAAATTGGGAACTGATAACACATTGATCAAAAGAGTCGTTAGAGCCTCTATCCCATGGTCACGTTACATAGTATTTTGTAGAATGCTCTATCATGAGAGTAAGTCATGTTATCATGCCTTGTTCTCTCTTTTCagttttaagtttcaacaatatGGTAACAATTACTTCATTTTTGTGTCAACAGAGAGAAACATAGTAAACACAGATAGAGGTTGCATAACTGATATTCACCTTTTGTTGGTAACCAATTTACATTTCATACAACAAGAAATGAGACAAAAATCTATGTATTAACTAAAGCTTTATACTCTCTATACTTTCTTAGCTGAAGTAAACTGAAACACTAAAAGATCTCTCTATTTACAGAAACTAAAGCTTATCTTGATCCCATCATCCAACCGTTGGCGCTACCATGTCCTTCATGTTCATAGGATAACACATGTTGGTATGCAATCCAGACCACACATTCTCTGCTAAAATCTCATCCACAGCAGCTGTTGGATGGAATTGGTCCCACCATAGATGATTTGAAGCATTCCTACAAGCCATTCCAGCTGATAAGCACATTATCCAACCATTGTATCTTCCTAAACCACAGCATGCCGAATTCGTACACTAAATCCTGCAAAAACAAATCGACAAAACCTTACAAACCGAATTCGTAACACTAAATGACATAAGCTAATTGCAGCTTGGGCAGCAGTAATATGAGTTCAAATTGGTTGAATATCGTTGGTCCACTCATTAACAGTGCTATTATCTTAAAATCTTAATGACTAACTAGATGGGTGCCCTCGCGTTGCAGCGGTACCATTTAAAAAACGATAGTTAAGTGTGGTGATGATGGATACGGAAGGCGATGGTCGGTGTCGGTGATGATGGACACTGTCACACTGGAAACTGATAGTATGAAAGAAAGGGAGACAAAGAAGTGGTGTGAAGTGAACATGTGTTACTTATTTTAGGGTTAGGGATAATTTAGGAATATTGTAAAAAGTGCTTAAAGTCTTAAACCttattctctttataagggtttatagatgtATTAAATAAGATTATGGAAACTATTTTGCTGAAACAATGATTACAGTTATCCAAATT is drawn from Erigeron canadensis isolate Cc75 chromosome 9, C_canadensis_v1, whole genome shotgun sequence and contains these coding sequences:
- the LOC122583034 gene encoding signal recognition particle receptor subunit beta-like, giving the protein MEPHEGLFVLNSETSKKGKTKAVHLVDVPGHSRLHPKLDEYLPRVAGMIFVVDAVEFLPNCRAASEYLYYILTKASVVKRKIPLLILCNKVDKQCTFDRALIIILSSMSIIQQMESSK